The genomic DNA GCATTGAAGACGGGGAGCATCATAGCCACACTGGTCGGCCCATTGAGCAAGGCCAAGATGGAGCCGGACGTGGTGATCTTCTCGGGCACGCCGGAACAGATGTATTGGATATTGCCCGTGGCCACCACCTTCAGCATGGGAGGAAGGATAACGGTGGAGACCGGTTCCTTCCAGGCCTCTTGTGCGGATTCCACGGTCATCCCCTACATGCGTGGGAAGGTGAACATCTCCCTAGGCTGCTATGGCTGCCGCAAGGCCACCGACCTCAGGCCCGAGGAGATGCTAGTGGGCGTGCCCGGCTCCCGATTGGAGGAGATGTCCAAGAACATAGAGAAGCTGGGGGAGGAAGCCATAACCAAGTGCCGTACCAGGGCCACGTAAGGTGCCCCGGCCGTCCCTTTTTCAGGCTCGTGCCTCCGCCATCGTCGTTCTTCAGATAAAACGATTTTGAATTAAGCCGCACCGAGCGGTTGTGCGCGAACCCGGCCGAGGGTGAGGCAGTGGTCAGAACATCATTCGAGACAGCGGTTTGTTGGATTCGTATTGGAATCGGAGCATTGAACGTCTTGTCAGTCGTCGAATGAACATGGCTCTGATATGGATAAACAGAAAACATTACGTATAAGTAAACGTCCGCAGATTGGTTTGGCGGGGTTAACCCTATGAATCACGCCGAAATGTCAAAGAAGATTGTCGAGATACTCGGCCTCCGCAACGAGCCGGTTGCCATCACCTTCATTAAGAATGGGCAATCGCTGCCCGCTGGGTACGCTCAGCCGGAGACACCGATAAGGCATTGTCAGTCGATTATGCGCGCCAAGCACGGAGAGATGTTGTTGGTTCCCCCCGACAAGCAGGCCTGCCCCGTGGGAGCATCGACCATGGGCCTGGTGCCCTTGCCAGACAAGGTCAGGTCGGGCGAGTTCCACCATAACATGGGCATGTATGAAACGCCGGAGTCCGCCGCCAAGACCATTTCCGTCAGACCTGGATTGGAGATCGGCAGCGTCATCGCCACTGCGGTGGCACCGTTGAGCAAGGCCACCCTAGAGCCCGATGTGGTCGTCATCACGGGCATGCCGGAACAGGTTTTCTGGCTGCTTCCAGCCGCCACCACGTTCAGCATGGGTGGAAGGGTCACCGTGGAAATGGCCGCGGTGCAAGCGAGCTGTGCCGATTCCACGGTCGTCCCCTACTTGACGGGAAACGTGAACATCTCCCTGGGCTGCTTCGGCTGCCGCAAGACCACTGATATCAAGCCCGAAGAGATGCTGGTCGGCATCCCATTCAAGAGGCTTCCAGAGCTGGTCAGGGCCTTGGAGAAGATGGGCGCCGGTCCGATCCCAAAGTCCAGAACGAAGTAGAACTGGGGACCTTTGGTCCCTTTCCTTTTTCCTAGCTTTCCCTTCCGATTCTTTCTGGATCATAGATACGTCGATGCGGTTGTTTTGGGCTCCACTGCAATCTGCAACGAAACATTAATATCAATCAAAGGTGTGGACA from Methanomassiliicoccales archaeon includes the following:
- a CDS encoding DUF169 domain-containing protein, which gives rise to MEIIGLQFEPVAVNLIKSGEQLPSGYNEPDKPVRHCQSIMRARKGEQLLIPSNKHACPVGGSALGILPTPEKVVSGEFHHNLKMYATQEAAAKTMAERPALKTGSIIATLVGPLSKAKMEPDVVIFSGTPEQMYWILPVATTFSMGGRITVETGSFQASCADSTVIPYMRGKVNISLGCYGCRKATDLRPEEMLVGVPGSRLEEMSKNIEKLGEEAITKCRTRAT
- a CDS encoding DUF169 domain-containing protein translates to MSKKIVEILGLRNEPVAITFIKNGQSLPAGYAQPETPIRHCQSIMRAKHGEMLLVPPDKQACPVGASTMGLVPLPDKVRSGEFHHNMGMYETPESAAKTISVRPGLEIGSVIATAVAPLSKATLEPDVVVITGMPEQVFWLLPAATTFSMGGRVTVEMAAVQASCADSTVVPYLTGNVNISLGCFGCRKTTDIKPEEMLVGIPFKRLPELVRALEKMGAGPIPKSRTK